Proteins from a genomic interval of Colletotrichum higginsianum IMI 349063 chromosome 6, whole genome shotgun sequence:
- a CDS encoding Exonuclease yields the protein MSFVDLKHIPCPAGDRCTAFQCLFQHKDDRDKMAALSAPAPAPKTSATLVKRSSTDTTTTDATQGGPRKRLKTVQDVRTPTDSARTPPPVKTTSKQDTTAPRPDDILSAVARPISPPPLKRPSSSSTAVKKAPNSGPVAPSVASSDLNKPLIHSTTPIGSSPLSAVNHPSRQNTTTSVTTPASTASSHTPLKSITSKADSSPKPKPRKPEALTPRLLKSSPAKFDIRYKLVQMLHSEYTRLNNELKKTAKDAEEKQLILTDQDLIWRVLDEEETTAIEKGAIYSNVIKNKIMQYKKMTVLQWKDERVVQSRQQTQKGPHKKPLASPKKILTGLTPAQEVRLVRQLITPIDDLAVHGYVSSVPAEADIKKAREGLEAAKGWEKCDRCDKRFQMFPGRREEDGALASGGTCTFHWGKTYFPERQLGDRSQQPKRYRCCGQAVGDSAGCHTNPHHVFKASDPKRLATILNYAETPANPNAPSDRAVCFDCEMCYTVHGLELVRLTATAWPTGEELLDVLVQPVGEIIDLNSRYSGVWPEDMASAEPWTAQKDDKEDPTPAQAKKMPIYKKNKKKMKIVSSPEVARDLLFSLIAPDTPLIGHGLENDLNSVRIVHPTVIDTVLLFPHKHGLPYRQGLKMLMDNLLNRKIQVETAGKVQGHDSAEDARAAGDLVRFKLSEEWKSMKLLGWKLEGNEFIPPGGKVDDFQGQLTVEFLESAL from the coding sequence ATGTCCTTTGTTGACCTCAAACACATCCCCTGTCCGGCCGGAGACAGGTGCACCGCATTCCAATGCCTTTTCCAGCATAAAGATGACAGGGATAAGATGGCGGCACTttcagcaccagcaccggcACCGAAGACGTCAGCGACGTTAGTCAAGAGGTCGTCGACTGATACCACGACGACGGATGCAACCCAGGGTGGCCCTCGAAAACGTCTGAAAACTGTTCAAGACGTCAGAACCCCCACCGATTCCGCAAGAACGCCTCCTCCTGTCAAAACCACCTCAAAACAAGACACAACTGCTCCGAGACCAGACGACATTCTGTCAGCTGTCGCTCGGCCCATATCACCTCCGCCTTTAAAGcgcccctcgtcctcctccacggCCGTGAAGAAGGCCCCCAACTCCGGTCCAGTCGCACCTTCTGTCGCTTCGTCCGACCTCAATAAGCCGTTGATTCACTCAACGACTCCCATCGGATCCTCTCCTTTATCTGCAGTGAATCACCCATCCAGACAGAATACCACTACTTCAGTCACTACTCCGGCTTCTACTGCTTCTTCGCACACTCCTTTAAAATCCATCACATCCAAGGCCGACTCGTCACCCAAACCTAAGCCTAGAAAACCAGAGGCTCTTACCCCTCGTTTACTCAAATCATCTCCGGCCAAATTCGACATCCGATACAAGCTCGTACAGATGCTACACAGCGAATACACTCGCCTCAACAACGAACTCAAGAAAACGGCCAAGGACGCTGAAGAGAAGCAACTCATTCTCACAGACCAGGACCTCATCTGGAGAGTCCTGGACGAAGAAGAGACCACTGCTATCGAGAAAGGCGCCATCTACTCCAACGTAATCAAGAATAAAATCATGCAGTACAAAAAGATGACAGTGCTGCAGTGGAAGGACGAGAGGGTCGTCCAAAGCCGCCAGCAAACTCAAAAGGGCCCTCACAAAAAGCCGCTTGCGTCTCCCAAAAAGATCCTCACTGGATTGACGCCGGCGCAAGAGGTTCGGCTCGTCCGACAGCTCATCACCCCTATCGACGACCTCGCTGTCCATGGATACGTCTCATCTGTCCCTGCCGAGGCGGACATCAAAAAGGCCCGTGAGGGCCTTGAGGCCGCTAAGGGCTGGGAGAAATGCGATCGCTGTGACAAGCGCTTTCAGATGTTCccgggaagaagagaagaggatGGGGCCCTCGCCTCCGGCGGCACTTGCACCTTCCACTGGGGCAAAACCTACTTCCCCGAGCGCCAACTCGGCGACAGATCCCAGCAGCCGAAGCGTTACCGTTGTTGCGGTCAGGCTGTTGGTGACTCTGCCGGCTGTCACACCAATCCCCATCATGTCTTTAAGGCGTCAGACCCCAAGCGACTGGCCACAATTCTCAACTATGCTGAGACACCTGCAAACCCCAACGCACCTTCCGACAGAGCTGTCTGCTTTGACTGCGAGATGTGCTACACCGTTCATGGCCTTGAGCTAGTTCGTCTCACTGCCACGGCTTGGCCTACCGGAGAGGAGCTTTTGGACGTCCTAGTCCAGCCGGTCGGCGAGATTATCGACCTCAACTCACGATACTCGGGTGTCTGGCCCGAAGACATGGCGTCAGCGGAGCCGTGGACTGCCCAGAAAGACGACAAAGAAGACCCGACTCCTGCCCAAGCCAAGAAGATGCCCATTTAtaagaagaacaagaaaaaGATGAAGATCGTTTCATCCCCCGAGGTGGCACGCGACCTGCTCTTCTCTCTCATCGCCCCCGACACCCCTCTTATCGGACACGGTCTGGAGAACGACTTGAACAGCGTTCGCATCGTACACCCTACCGTAATCGACACTGTTCTCTTATTCCCCCACAAGCACGGCCTCCCCTACCGTCAGGGTCTGAAGATGCTCATGGACAATCTTCTCAACCGCAAGATACAGGTTGAGACGGCCGGCAAAGTCCAAGGCCACGACAGTGCGGAGGACGCGCGTGCTGCAGGTGATCTCGTGCGCTTTAAGCTCTCTGAGGAATGGAAGAGCATGAAGCTCTTGGGCTGGAAGCTGGAGGGCAACGAGTTCATACCGCCAGGCGGAAAGGTGGACGACTTTCAGGGTCAGTTGACCGTGGAGTTTCTCGAGTCTGCTCTCTAG
- a CDS encoding Lipase serine: MDYTGGTAEADHLCVLVHGLWGNPNHMAQIAKSLRAKYPADKLYLLLAKRNSGSFTYDGIERGGERVCAEIEEELRLIEARGGKITKLSIVGYSLGGLVSRYAVGLLHSKGILDSLECMNFVTFATPHLGVRTPLRGWHNHVWNVLGARTLSMSGRQLFTIDDFRDTGRPLLAILADPNSIFLAGLKRFKRHTLYSNIVNDRSAVHYTTGITKTDPYTNLDKVKCNFVDGYEDVILDPNHPVAPKPKVSEPATLSSVAAAGWKGIKRVPFVIALVIFVPIGIVAFLFSSVVQTVRSSKRIQLHEKGLAGVAIDEYRGPLWMKEIREEVEHVYETLNSSQDQEYLASETDDDLDEVEMDRSTTQLLARERRMSVPSQPTLALAPYQFQMIQSLDTVGWHKYPVWIHKDRHSHAAIIVRWEKKGFAEGHVVLKHWLNEEFVV, translated from the exons ATGGATTACACCGGCGGCACCGCGGAGGCCGATCATCTCTGCGTCTTGGTCCACGGG CTTTGGGGTAACCCCAACCACATGGCCCAGATCGCCAAAAGCCTGCGAGCCAAGTACCCCGCCGACAAACTTTACCTGCTGCTCGCGAAACGCAACAGCGGCTCCTTCACCTACGACGGTATCGAGCGTGGCGGCGAGCGTGTGTGCGCCGAaatcgaggaggagctgcgcCTGATTGAGGCAAGGGGCGGCAAGATCACTAAGTTGAGTATCGTGGGATACTCACTCGGTGGGCTTGTCTCCCGCtacgccgtcggcctgctTCATTCCAAGGGCATCCTTGACAGTTTGGAATGCATG AACTTTGTCACATTTGCCACTCCTCACCTGGGTGTCCGCACGCCGCTCCGCGGATGGCACAACCATGTTTGGAatgtcctcggcgcccgcACTCTTTCCATGTCCGGCCGGCAGCTGTTCACTATTGACGACTTCCGCGACACTGGCCGACCGCTGCTCGCCATTCTGGCCGACCCGAACTCCATTTTTCTCGCCGGCCTGAAGCGTTTTAAGCGTCACACGCTCTACAGCAACATCGTCAACGATAGGAGCGCCGTGCACTACACCACCGGCATTACCAAGACTGACCCGTACACCAAcctcgacaaggtcaagTGCAACTTCGTCGACGGCTACGAGGATGTCATTCTCGACCCCAACCACCCGGTCGCACCCAAGCCCAAGGTTTCCGAGCCGGCCACTCTCTCGTccgtcgctgccgctggctGGAAGGGAATCAAACGTGTGcccttcgtcatcgccctcgtcatcttcgtccccATTGGAATTGTTGCCTTTCTTTTCAGCTCCGTCGTCCAGACAGTCCGTTCGTCAAAACGTATCCAGCTGCACGAGAagggcctcgccggcgtagCGATCGACGAGTACCGCGGCCCGCTGTGGATGAAGGAGATACGGGAAGAAGTGGAGCACGTCTACGAAACCCTCAACAGCTCGCAGGACCAGGAGTACCTGGCGAgcgagacggacgacgacctggacgaggtcgagatggacCGCAGCACGACGCAACTGCTCGCTAGAGAGAGACGCATGTCGGTGCCGTCCCAGCCCACGCTCGCGCTCGCGCCCTACCAGTTCCAGATGATCCAGAGCCTCGACACCGTCGGCTGGCACAAGTATCCCGTTTGGATCCACAAGGACCGCCACAGCCATGCTGCCATCATCGTGCGCTGGGAGAAAAAGGGGTTCGCCGAGGGGCACGTCGTGCTGAAGCATTGGCTGAACGAAGAGTTTGTGGTCTAG
- a CDS encoding Endonuclease III-like protein, translating to MRTSKVSKETSALLNKMARPSSPPTTAPSPPQHTRRMTRSSLARFAYNQSPSSAAATIAAGTNAGAQPATIAATEAIHDVVLGVPDIEDAVANTRTRKRRRITKTEDNALGADTGHGVANVKIEKVEMESTAATQQSPPRPRKAARKPARVIRGAGTAADPRVEPPSDWEAMYDAVKQMRLHGTARNAAVDTMGCERLFDPDASERDRRFHILIALMLSSQTKDTVNAVAMGRLMAELPPHEPGAAGGLNLENVLAVEPAVLNELIWAVGFHNNKTKYIKASAEILRDKFDGDIPDTIEGLTSLPGVGPKMAYLCLSAAWDRTEGIGVDVHVHRITNLWGWHKTTQPEATRLALQGWLPRNRWREINWLLVGFGQTVCLPVGRKCGDCELGLRGMCRAAERKKVNEGRRAREVKIEVKEEDGGGVVIKKEEVVKEEEIM from the exons ATGAGGACGTCAAAGGTCTCCAAAGAGACATCGGCCCTCCTCAACAAGATGGCCCgaccatcctcgccgccgacgacggcaccgtcgccaCCGCAGCATACACGCAGGATGACGCGCTCCTCTCTCGCGCGGTTCGCGTACAACCAATCAccctcttccgccgccgctaccATTGCCGCCGGCACGAACGCCGGAGCACAACCCGCGACGATAGCGGCGACGGAAGCCATCCACGATGTCGTCCTGGGCGTCCCCGACATCGAAGACGCGGTCGCAAACACGAGGACCAGGAAACGTAGACGGATCACCAAGACAGAGGATAATGCACTTGGCGCGGACACCGGGCACGGCGTAGCAAACGTCAAGATCGAAAAGGTCGAGATGGAAAGCACGGCAGCGACGCAGCAGTCGCCCCCGCGGCCTCGGAAGGCGGCCCGTAAGCCGGCTCGCGTCATCAGgggcgccggcaccgccgccgatcCTCGCGTCGAACCGCCCTCCGACTGGGAAGCTATGTACGACGCGGTCAAGCAGATGCGGCTGCACGGCACCGCgcgcaacgccgccgtcgacaccATGGGCTGCGAGCGGCTCTTCGATCCAGACGCCTCGGAGCGCGATCGCCGGTTCCACATCCTCATCGCGCTGATGCTCTCGAGCCAGACCAAGGACACAGTCAACGCGGTGGCCATGGGCAGGCTAATGgcggagctgccgccgcacgAGCCGGGCGCAGCGGGCGGGCTGAACCTGGAGAACGTGCTCGCCGTGGAGCCCGCCGTGTTGAACGAGCTGATTTGGGCGGTAGGGTTTCACAACAACAAGACCAA ATACATCAAGGCATCTGCCGAAATTCTCCGCGATAAGTTCGACGGCGACATCCCCGACACAATCGAAGGGCTCACGTCACTCCCCGGGGTGGGGCCCAAGATGGCCTACCTCTgcctctcggcggcgtgggaCCGCACCGAGGGCATCGGCGTGGACGTGCACGTGCACCGCATCACAAACCTCTGGGGGTGGCACAAGACGACGCAACCCGAGGCGACACGTCTCGCGCTGCAAGGCTGGCTGCCCCGGAACAGGTGGCGCGAGATCAACTGGCTGCTCGTCGGGTTCGGCCAGACCGTGTGCCTGCCGGTCGGGCGGAAGTGCGGCGACTGCGAGCTCGGGCTTCGCGGGATGTGtcgggcggcggagaggaagaaggtcAACGAGGGGCGTAGGGCGAGGGAGGTGAAAATCGAGGTgaaagaggaggatggcggcggcgtggttatcaagaaggaggaggtcgtcAAGGAAGAGGAAATCATGTAA
- a CDS encoding AN1-type zinc finger protein, giving the protein MPQKKIRCTFKECKDAAQRIVGDCGFCNGHFCGKHRLLEDHKCSGLEDCKKQSHERNAAQLESERTQVIRGV; this is encoded by the exons ATGCCTCAGAAGAAGATCCGCTGCACCTTCAAGGAGTGCAAAGACGCAGCCCAGCGCATTGTCGGCGACTGCGGTTTCTGCAACGGCCATTTCTGCGGCAAGCACCGCCTCCTCGAAGACCACAAGTGCTCCGGTTTGGAAGAC TGCAAGAAGCAGTCACACGAGCGCAacgccgcccagctcgagTCTGAGCGCACGCAGGTCATCCGTGGAGTATAG
- a CDS encoding S-(hydroxymethyl)glutathione dehydrogenase: MSATAGKTITCKAAVAWEAGKPLSIEDVEVAPPKAHEVRIEIYYTGVCHTGEETRSLAACAPETIPRRQNKREGETETETENADPRPRPDAYTLSGKDPEGAFPIVLGHEGAGIVESVGEGVTNVKPGDHVVALYTPECQECKFCKSGKTNLCGKIRATQGKGVMPDGTSRFKCKGKDLLHFMGTSTFSQYTVVADISVVAVQQDAPMDRTCLLGCGITTGYGAAKITANVQEGDNIAVFGAGCVGLSVVQGAVVNKAGKIIVVDVNPNKEEWARKFGATDFVNPTQLGDQSVVDKLIELTDGGCDFTFDCTGNVSVMRAALEACHKGWGQSIIIGVAAAGQEIATRPFQLVTGRVWKGCAFGGVKGRSQLPGLVADYLKGDLKVDEFITHRKTLGEMNNAFETMKQGDCIRAVVDMRK; the protein is encoded by the exons ATGTCTGCCACCGCAGGAAAG ACCATCACTTGCAAGGCTGCCGTCGCCTGGGAGGCCGGCAAGCCCCTGAGCATCGAGGACGTCGAAGTCGCCCCGCCCAAGGCCCACGAGGTCCGCATCGAAATCTACTACACTGGTGTCTGCCACACAGGTGAGGAAACCCGCTCGCTAGCTGCCTGTGCTCCCGAAACCATACCACGCAGACAGAacaagagagagggagaaacGGAGACCGAGACAGAGAATGCTGACCCGCGACCTCGTCCAGATGCCTACACCCTCTCCGGAAAGGACCCTGAGGGTGCCTTCCCCATCGTCCTGGGCCACGAGGGCGCCGGAATCGTCGAgtccgtcggcgagggcgtgaCCAACGTGAAGCCCGGCGACCATGTCGTCGCCCTCTACACCCCCGAGTGCCAGGAGTGCAAGTTCTGCAAGTCCGGCAAGACGAACCTCTGCGGCAAGATCCGCGCCACTCAAGGCAAGGGTGTCATGCCCGACGGCACCTCGCGCTTCAAGTGCAAGGGCAAGGACCTGCTGCACTTCATGGGCACCTCCACCTTCTCCCAGtacaccgtcgtcgccgacatctccgtcgtcgccgtccagcaGGACGCCCCCATGGACCGCACCTGCCTGCTCGGCTGCGGTATCACCACGGGCTacggcgccgccaagatcACCGCCAACGTCCAGGAGGGCGACAacatcgccgtcttcggcgccggctgcGTCGGCCTCTCCGTCGTCcagggcgccgtcgtcaacaaggccggcaagaTCATTGTCGTCGACGTGAACCCCAACAAGGAGGAGTGGGCGAGGAAATTCGGCGCCACCGACTTTGTCAACCCCACCCAGCTCGGCGACCAGTCCGTTGTCGACAAGCTCATCGAGCTGACGGATGGTGGCTGCGACTTCACCTTCGACTGCACCGGTAACGTCAGCGTCATGCGTGCTGCCCTCGAGGCCTGCCACAAGGGCTGGGGTCAGAGCATCATCATCGGTGTCGCTGCTGCCGGCCAGGAGATTGCCACCCGGC CATTCCAGCTCGTCACCGGTCGCGTCTGGAAGGGTTGCGCCTTtggcggcgtcaagggccgCTCCCAGTTGCCCGGCCTTGTGGCGGACTACCTCAAGGGCGATCTCAAGGTGGACGAGTTCATCACCCACAGGAAGACGCTGGGCGAGATGAACAACGCGTTCGAGACCATGAAGCAGGGCGACTGCATCAGAGCCGTAGTCGACATGCGCAAGTAA
- a CDS encoding Nuclear pore complex subunit Nup85 has protein sequence MPNKFSFDDSAFDSSPPSTPGQTPQKNSHYPFGDNPSTTPAGPPPSSAASFTPAGAPSESYLGSSLLQGVTAQKPFSFGGASSNGARQNLFGRSDSASQQPLGRSIIQSAKPSTRQPSALSREYGTGNSQASHDNRTGRYTLPESSEDEEDDGEDEYDERDAVDAEMERYLEADIDQDDIAAEPGVEDIEDDDDIFLNMQHSDRDDQELDYSDEGEGGLGAEDSDLLLLATPAATERMRREAEDIFRASSMRRSSAGRRKDFKFSAIAKDLYKGLGMTVITESPEVVLKTEDLINQLYNEGIGAQEDPEQLDISLSTIVYPLVELWDDFAQSLPMLEGEHIAEIGPGPDSEPFQKAAYVARLVLQMHHTRFAKQGSAETEVPPLPDVLFRWIEENHNLYPEQYEIVLNHRPSPASHSLFWPTLRGALIRGSVDLASKLLRNAGWESVKKGPRADYAYSGKALENLQRAVGIACEALDMCPANKGNWDIFSSDWTLYRIQAKGSLDKLQRFAEGKEKNLFAGGNDNGNGGASLAGLVRKAEGQVPWDIYEHLQSIYQIILGTPEAILDTAQDWCEATIGLFGWWEEGRGQQKSLRMSRSQGLRMQGSSSSPEGYFERLSLTFHTAVESGFHFNSMNPVEVAIASAFESDFAAVIGILRAWSLPIASSVAELASLGQWLPKPEQPNLITMESLDMEDLDILGVSPQTADEVEGIKDTTLTHYARELAGIDQLSEDRSGWEMAIQVLGRMDSATKSEEMVGELLRDILAQLDSDSGATVDKVWRILNDLGMITYAEETAETYAEILAKDSHRYGEALWYYALAHRPGKVREVLNLLMSYSLLHSTVYPPANDLDDHLYRLLNERSQTLEKYAKQDLEAANLLGRMLSGYATLRKFYDIRDTEGLANMSRYKSASLRKQAASALVAVIASSDDNIRGGLYDETRDAVVSEDFILALLGEALPFVNQEPSVITLDQMDTLLKAIEDIETVNSTIFNATDEFFKLVLASTPGLKGSTPADLMRKSTGSLGGSSYMLSGSSLLASQLHRSIGGSGSGSGGGLSLAKTKRGWDWRTGLTAGTSAGDVLRMLRLGLSRDLATLWLADADNTPEY, from the exons atGCCCAACAAGTTCTCCTTTGACGACTCAGCCTTCgacagctcgccgccgtcgacaccAGGCCAGACCCCTCAGAAGAACTCACACTACCCATTTGGCGATAATCCATCAACCACGCCGGCCGGGCCCCCACCGTCCTCAGCCGCCTCCTTCACCCCAGCAGGCGCGCCATCCGAATCCTACCTCGGAAGCTCCTTGTTACAGGGCGTCACCGCACAGAAACCTTTCAGCTTTGGTGGCGCAAGCTCAAATGGCGCCAGGCAAAACCTTTTCGGAAGAAGCGACTCTGCTTCTCAGCAACCTCTTGGCCGATCCATCATCCAGAGCGCCAAGCCATCGACGAGGCAGCCGTCGGCACTGAGCAGGGAATACGGCACCGGCAACAGCCAAGCCAGCCACGACAACCGCACGGGCAGGTACACGCTACCGGAGTCttccgaagacgaggaggacgatgggGAGGACGAATACGATGagcgcgacgccgtcgacgcggaAATGGAGCGATACCTTGAGGCCGACATCGATCAGGATGACATTGCCGCGGAACCGGGCGTCGAGGATatcgaagatgacgacgacattTTTCTCAACATGCAACACAGCGACCGCGACGACCAAGAACTCGACTACTCGGACGAAGGTGAAggtggcctcggcgccgaggactCGGATCTCCTGCTCCTGGCCACACCCGCCGCGACGGAGCGCATGCGCAGAGAGGCCGAGGATATTTTCCGTGCTTCGTCTATGCGCCGCTCGTCAGCTGGGAGGCGGAAAGACTTTAAGTTCTCCGCCATCGCGAAGGATCTGTACAAGGGACTGGGCATGACTGTCATCACAGAATCGCCCGAGGTCGTTCTGAAGACGGAGGACCTGATCAATCAGCTTTACAACGAGGGTATCGGTGCGCAAGAGGACcccgagcagctcgacatTTCGCTATCGACCATCGTCTACCCGTTGGTGGAGCTCTGGGACGACTTTGCCCAAAGCCTGCCTATGCTGGAGGGAGAACACATTGCCGAGATTGGCCCCGGCCCCGACAGTGAGCCTTTCCAGAAGGCCGCCTACGTCGCTCGTCTGGTTCTCCAGATGCACCACACCCGCTTCGCAAAGCAGGGCTCCGCCGAAACCGAGGTGCCCCCGCTCCCTGACGTTCTTTTCCGATGGATCGAGGAAAACCACAATTTATACCCCGAGCAATACGAAATCGTGCTGAACCACAGGCCGAGCCCGGCGAGCCACAGCCTCTTCTGGCCAACGCTGCGAGGCGCGCTCATTCGCGGCAGTGTCGACCTTGCCTCCAAACTGTTGAGGAATGCTGGATGGGAGTCTGTTAAGAAGGGACCTAGAGCTGATTACGCTTACTCCGGCAAAGCTCTCGAAAACTTGCAACGCGCAGTTGGCATTGCCTGCGAGGCACTCGACATGTGTCCAGCGAACAAGGGCAACTGGGATATTTTTAGCAGCGATTGGACACTGTATCGCATTCAGGCCAAGGGCTCCCTCGACAAGCTACAGCGCTTTGCggagggcaaggagaagaacCTTTTCGCCGGCGGAAACGATAACGGGAACGGAGGTGCGTCTCTGGCTGGCCTGGTGAGGAAGGCAGAGGGCCAGGTTCCTTGGGACATCTACGAACACCTCCAGTCCATCTACCAGATCATTCTGGGAACGCCGGAAGCTATCTTGGACACGGCACAGGACTGGTGCGAAGCCACGATTGGCCTGTTTGGGTGGTGGGAGGAAGGCCGGGGTCAACAGAAGAGCCTGCGTATGTCTCGCTCCCAGGGACTGCGGATGCAGGGTAGCTCTTCGAGCCCGGAGGGCTACTTTGAGCGCCTCTCCCTTACCTTCCACACGGCAGTCGAGTCGGGCTTCCATTTCAACTCCATGAACCCTGTGGAGGTTGCCATCGCTTCTGCTTTTGAATCGGATTTCGCGGCTGTCATCGGGATCCTTCGAGCATGGTCTCTGCCCATCGCCTCTTCGGTCGCAGAACTCGCGTCTCTCGGCCAATGGCTACCCAAGCCCGAGCAACCCAACCTGATCACAATGGAGAGCCTGGATATGGAGGACCTGGACATTTTGGGAGTCTCGCCTCAGACGGCGGATGAGGTTGAGGGTATCAAAGACACGACACTTACGCACTACGCGCGCGAACTGGCTGGCATCGACCAGCTTTCCGAAGACCGAAGCGGCTGGGAAATGGCGATCCAAGTGCTCGGACGTATGGATTCGGCCACGAAATCCGAGGAGATGGTTGGAGAGCTGCTTCGCGACATCCTGGCGCAGCTGGACTCGGATTCTGGCGCCACCGTCGATAAGGTATGGAGGATTTTGAACGATCTCGGCATGATCACCTATGCCGAAGAGACAGCAGAG ACGTACGCGGAGATCCTCGCAAAGGACTCGCACAGATATGGAGAGGCTCTCTGGTACTACGCTCTGGCCCACCGGCCAGGCAAAGTACGCGAAGTGCTCAACCTCCTCATGTCCTACTCTCTTCTTCACTCCACAGTGTATCCTCCCGCCAACGACTTGGACGATCACCTTTACCGACTGCTCAACGAGCGTAGTCAGACGCTTGAGAAGTATGCCAAACAGGACCTTGAGGCGGCGAACCTCCTCGGCCGGATGCTCAGCGGATACGCGACTCTCCGAAAGTTCTATGACATCCGCGACACCGAAGGACTGGCAAACATGTCACGATACAAGTCCGCCTCGCTTCGCAAGCAAGCTGCTTCGGCGCTTGTGGCCGTCATTGCTAGCTCCGACGACAACATCCGCGGCGGTCTTTACGACGAGACGCGCGATGCGGTCGTCAGCGAGGACTTCATcctcgcgctcctcggcgaggctCTTCCGTTCGTCAACCAGGAGCCTTCCGTCATCACTCTCGACCAGATGGACACACTgctcaaggccatcgaggatATCGAGACGGTCAATTCCACCATCTTCAACGCGACGGATGAGTTCTTCAAGCTCgtcttggcctcgacgccgggACTGAAGGGTTCTACGCCGGCAGACTTGATGCGTAAGAGCACCGGCTCTCTCGGCGGAAGCAGCTACATGCTTAGCGGCAGCTCTCTGCTGGCCAGCCAGCTCCACCGCTCCATCGGTGGCagtggcagcggcagcggcggtggtctctctctcgccaAGACAAAGCGCGGCTGGGACTGGCGAACGGGGCTCACTGCTGGCACGTCGGCCGGGGACGTGCTTCGCATGCTTCGGCTGGGTCTTTCGAGGGACCTGGCAACGTTGTGGTTGGCCGATGCGGACAACACGCCCGAGTACTAG